In one window of Schistosoma haematobium chromosome 5, whole genome shotgun sequence DNA:
- the HTATSF1_1 gene encoding HIV Tat-specific factor 1 (EggNog:ENOG410VAIT~COG:K): protein MSDDLRDFEEQIRLQNSQTVDVEVKTRVDPDGTVMEWDEQRKGWFPKIDDDFIARYQMSYGVATSNQHESSVASDTAPSTVDWTRFNTELAELRATKGDNSVEVQQLMKAANESLTAYYNSPAYREWYENYCKHNGSQNTQPIEHKTEIKKSSNKAKHELKPSERMLSSFLDEGDDPDTALARVEAELLSGAQPANSNDVLEDNVCVDQSPADEAQVAADDASDHNPRKRKQTAPLPAWYEIDESKNTHVYVSGLPPTITDEEFSALMSKCGVIMNEPFTNIPRIKLYKDQAGIPKGDGRCCYVRVLYVHLY, encoded by the exons ATGTCTGACGACTTGCGCGATTTCGAGGAGCAGATTAGACTTCAAAATTCTCAGACTGTTGATGTCGAAGTGAAAACGAGAGTCGATCCAGATGGGACTGTTATGGAATGGGATGAACAACGCAAAGGGTGGTTTCCTAAA ATAGATGATGATTTTATTGCTCGTTATCAAATGAGTTACGGTGTTGCTACGAGTAATCAGCATGAGTCCTCTGTCGCTTCAGATACTGCGCCCAGTACTGTAGACTGGACACGCTTCAACACAGAGTTAGCCGAACTTAGAGCGACCAAAGGTGATAATTCTGTGGAGGTACAACAGCTTATGAAAGCTGCTAATGAGTCGTTGACAGCTTATTATAATTCTCCAGCCTATCGAGAATGGTACGAGAATTACTGCAAGCATAACGGATCCCAAAATACCCAGCCTATTGAACATAAGACTGAAATAAAGAAATCTAGCAACAAAGCAAAGCATGAACTAAAGCCCTCGGAACGTATGCTTAGTAGTTTCCTAGATGAAGGAGATGATCCGGATACTGCTTTGGCAAGAGTGGAAGCAGAATTATTATCTGGCGCACAACCTGCAAATTCTAACGACGTATTGGAAGACAACGTGTGTGTAGACCAATCACCTGCTGATGAAGCACAGGTTGCCGCAGACGATGCAAGTGATCATAATCCTCGTAAAAGAAAGCAGACAGCCCCCCTTCCTGCCTGGTATGAG ATAGACGAGAGTAAAAATACACATGTGTATGTCAGTGGCCTACCCCCGACAATAACCGATGAGGAATTCTCAGCACTAATGTCAAAATGCGGTGTTATCATGAATGAACCCTTTACTAATATACCTCGTATAAAATTGTACAAGGATCAAGCTGGTATTCCTAAAGGTGATGGGCGTTGCTGTTATGTCAGA GTATTATATGTTCatctttattaa
- the HTATSF1_1 gene encoding HIV Tat-specific factor 1, variant 2 (EggNog:ENOG410VAIT~COG:K), giving the protein MSDDLRDFEEQIRLQNSQTVDVEVKTRVDPDGTVMEWDEQRKGWFPKIDDDFIARYQMSYGVATSNQHESSVASDTAPSTVDWTRFNTELAELRATKGDNSVEVQQLMKAANESLTAYYNSPAYREWYENYCKHNGSQNTQPIEHKTEIKKSSNKAKHELKPSERMLSSFLDEGDDPDTALARVEAELLSGAQPANSNDVLEDNVCVDQSPADEAQVAADDASDHNPRKRKQTAPLPAWYEIDESKNTHVYVSGLPPTITDEEFSALMSKCGVIMNEPFTNIPRIKLYKDQAGIPKGDGRCCYVRVESVELALKILDGMLYTPGYTIHVERAKFQPKGEFDPKKRRRLTVKEKKKLREQQENLFRWSIDTSKFIRGKKERVVILKNAFNELDFQHDVTLIPIVRERLHVQCAKCGVIKKIVVHDAHPEGVVSVTFSTPEEADTGIKFLSKALFVDYPGTGGARQLEAERWDGKTNYSVCESKDKEASRLQSWDEYLGGDSSSSDEETNTQASISNSDNNYACDDNIESSGVNSTSQKSELAFEVPSDYWERLSEESQSSCVDTDDENGGSGAETS; this is encoded by the exons ATGTCTGACGACTTGCGCGATTTCGAGGAGCAGATTAGACTTCAAAATTCTCAGACTGTTGATGTCGAAGTGAAAACGAGAGTCGATCCAGATGGGACTGTTATGGAATGGGATGAACAACGCAAAGGGTGGTTTCCTAAA ATAGATGATGATTTTATTGCTCGTTATCAAATGAGTTACGGTGTTGCTACGAGTAATCAGCATGAGTCCTCTGTCGCTTCAGATACTGCGCCCAGTACTGTAGACTGGACACGCTTCAACACAGAGTTAGCCGAACTTAGAGCGACCAAAGGTGATAATTCTGTGGAGGTACAACAGCTTATGAAAGCTGCTAATGAGTCGTTGACAGCTTATTATAATTCTCCAGCCTATCGAGAATGGTACGAGAATTACTGCAAGCATAACGGATCCCAAAATACCCAGCCTATTGAACATAAGACTGAAATAAAGAAATCTAGCAACAAAGCAAAGCATGAACTAAAGCCCTCGGAACGTATGCTTAGTAGTTTCCTAGATGAAGGAGATGATCCGGATACTGCTTTGGCAAGAGTGGAAGCAGAATTATTATCTGGCGCACAACCTGCAAATTCTAACGACGTATTGGAAGACAACGTGTGTGTAGACCAATCACCTGCTGATGAAGCACAGGTTGCCGCAGACGATGCAAGTGATCATAATCCTCGTAAAAGAAAGCAGACAGCCCCCCTTCCTGCCTGGTATGAG ATAGACGAGAGTAAAAATACACATGTGTATGTCAGTGGCCTACCCCCGACAATAACCGATGAGGAATTCTCAGCACTAATGTCAAAATGCGGTGTTATCATGAATGAACCCTTTACTAATATACCTCGTATAAAATTGTACAAGGATCAAGCTGGTATTCCTAAAGGTGATGGGCGTTGCTGTTATGTCAGA GTTGAATCAGTGGAGCTTGCATTAAAAATTCTCGATGGTATGTTATATACACCTGGTTATACTATTCATGTGGAACGTGCTAAATTTCAACCTAAAGGAGAATTTGATCCTAAGAAACGTCGACGTTTAACagttaaagaaaagaaaaaattgaGAGAACAACAAGAAAA TTTATTTCGATGGAGTATTGATACAAGTAAATTTATACGTGGTAAAAAAGAACGAGTTGTTATTCTTAAAAATGCATTTAATGAATTGGATTTTCAG CATGATGTTACTTTAATTCCAATTGTAAGAGAACGTTTACATGTACAATGTGCCAAATGTGGTGTTATCAAAAAGATTGTGGTTCATGAT GCTCATCCAGAAGGCGTCGTCAGTGTAACATTTTCTACACCAGAAGAAGCAGATACAGGAATCAAATTTCTATCTAAGGCATTATTTGTTGATTATCCTGGTACTGGAGGAGCTAGACAATTAGAAGCGGAACGTTGGGATGGTAAAACTAATTATTCAGTATGTGAATCTAAAGATAAAGAAGCCAGTCGATTACAAAGTTGGGATGAATATCTTGGAGGTGATAGTTCTTCATCCGATGAAGAGACTAATACTCAAGCTAGCATTAGTAATAGTGACAATAATTATGCCTGTGATGATAATATTGAATCCAGTGGAGTGAATAGTACTTCACAAAAATCAGAATTAGCATTTGAAGTACCATCAGATTATTGGGAAAGATTAAGTGAAGAGAGTCAGTCCAGCTGTGTAGATACAGATGATGAAAATGGTGGGAGTGGAGCTGAAACATCATAG